Proteins from one Silurus meridionalis isolate SWU-2019-XX chromosome 3, ASM1480568v1, whole genome shotgun sequence genomic window:
- the heg1 gene encoding protein HEG yields MEARGSGRIRGLVFVVVLGLCKVPAGGSADSSSVTETYLSAGTEDLEQSTDFPTSSRAVIGGGTTRLGYSATPESSDLHTSFSERETHTGNPTTDQDSSSKVMESWTTQNRSAMSTELPDSSPVISTNTVTEWKDPSTTANITDANKVAEEWPPVSEFRTVRDLTVTKLTEQEHIDQDTTESTESNTDSAYISTTDCRAGECALLSITSNSTSSYVEGSSSPETAPHASTGQLEKTDVTQYMEYTEDTSHSEATSEDFSTNVTQKEVFNTEVSPGSEITQSHTRQPTVTGTDFESMPKTSNPSSTPPLIVINSSVSEMDSTSDFSTNQMFYTNSSSSSSSISPFVLTDNTPYTNVSHQDSETTDAPIGHVSTSSDEKPDEPKTFMEETTISSLTTAPFTAWDMTTSVDESKSTQQTLVSQTDNHPEPTEALSTAAGPLTHVPPIKEEDTHKTSTVSVTSTTLDSTGTTATHTTQQFQTSTTPEAYSTTHSTLSSTETTQKITPTSEQQHTTNLTATPFPLASSSQSGVGATDVSTLHFETSTATPSSTSANSQHTTAFYTKSIVTTSTAVITTGKRAETEASTTPDHMCRHHICANGGKCVLTSDGYRCDCLPAWRGENCTEDVDECVSSPCPQDSVCVNTRGSFSCDCALGYDLQDGRSCTQTKTFLGIFSVNTSLHESHREILKLLNDSLFNLPGYRRSTLLMDRLHILAVNMFSMSANVTSIDIFHRIQMSLQYCNKPQSHCSLKHQHRLMYQMGSLCSVQKNRCDTQYAVCNDTDGTPYCQCHEGYFKKNTEDSTCRDCGDGFKLVNGTCMECPFGFGGFNCNNFYGLIAKVVSPAAGGLLLIVIIALIITCCRKDKNDINKIIFKSGDLQMSPYGEFPKSNRVSMEWGRETIEMQENGSTKNLLQMTDIYYSPALRNADLERNGLYPFSGLPGSRHSCIYPAQWNPSFISDDSRRRDYF; encoded by the exons ATGGAAGCGCGTGGTTCGGGGCGCATTCGCGGTCTCGTGTTCGTGGTAGTTCTGGGTCTGTGTAAAGTACCTGCTGGGGGATCTGCGGACAGTAGTTCGGTGACTGAAACTTATTTATCTGCCGGCACTGAGGATTTAGAGCAATCTACTGACTTTCCAACTTCCTCCAGAGCTGTGATCGGCGGGGGGACAACAAGGCTTGGATACTCAGCCACCCCAGAATCGTCCGATCTTCATACGAGTTTTTCAGAGAGGGAAACTCACACGG GTAATCCAACCACTGATCAGGATTCTTCCTCTAAGGTCATGGAGAGCTGGACAACACAAAACAGATCAGCCATGTCCACTGAGTTGCCAGACTCCAGCCCTGTAATCAGCACCAACACAGTGACTGAGTGGAAAGATCCTTCTACAACAGCCAACATCACTGATGCCAATAAAGTAGCAGAAGAGTGGCCACCTGTGTCTGAGTTCAGAACTGTGAGAGATCTCACTGTGACAAAGCTAACTGAACAGGAGCACATAGACCAGGATACTACAGAATCTACAGAATCAAACACTGATAGCGCTTACATCTCCACTACAGATTGCCGTGCCGGAGAGTGCGCTCTGCTGTCCATCACATCCAACAGCACCTCTTCATATGTGGAAGGCTCCAGCTCCCCGGAGACAGCTCCACATGCTTCCACTGGGCAGTTGGAGAAGACAGATGTTACTCAGTATATGGAGTACACTGAGGATACCAGCCATAGTGAGGCGACATCCGAGGACTTCAGTACAAATGTCACTCAAAAGGAAGTCTTTAATACTGAGGTCTCTCCTGGCTCCGAAATTACCCAGTCTCACACAAGACAGCCTACTGTTACAGGAACAGATTTTGAGTCAATGCCTAAGACTAGCAATCCTAGCTCCACACCACCTCTTATAGTAATCAACAGCTCCGTCAGTGAGATGGACTCCACATCTGATTTTTCCACCAACCAGATGTTCTATACTAACAGTAGCTCATCTTCATCTTCCATCTCTCCGTTTGTCCTGACAGACAATACTCCATATACAAATGTGTCTCATCAGGACAGCGAGACCACAGACGCTCCTATCGGTCACGTGAGCACCAGTTCAGATGAGAAACCAGATGAGCCTAAGACGTTTATGGAAGAAACTACTATTTCCAGTCTGACTACTGCACCTTTCACCGCCTGGGATATGACCACCAGTGTGGATGAGTCCAAATCCACCCAACAGACTTTAGTTTCCCAAACAGATAATCATCCAGAGCCTACTGAAGCTCTGAGCACAGCTGCAGGACCCTTGACCCACGTGCCACCAATCAAAGAGGAAGACACACATAAGACTAGCACTGTGTCTGTTACTAGTACCACACTAGATAGCACAGGCACCACAGCGACACATACCACACAACAGTTTCAAACCAGCACCACTCCCGAGGCTTACAGTACGACACACAGTACCCTCTCTTCAACAGAGACCACTCAGAAGATCACTCCCACCTCAGAACAGCAACACACCACCAATCTAACAGCCACACCCTTTCCGCTTGCCAGCTCATCCCAGTCTGGAGTTGGTGCTACTGACGTGAGCACACTGCACTTTGAGACCAGCACTGCGACACCAAGCAGCACCTCAGCAAACAGCCAGCACACCACTGCTTTCTACACTAAGAGCATTGTCACCACGAGCACTGCAGTTATTACAACAGGAAAGCGTGCTGAGACTGAAGCCTCGACCACTCCTG ATCATATGTGTAGACATCACATCTGTGCAAATGGAGGTAAATGTGTGTTGACATCGGATGGCTACAGGTGTGACTGTCTGCCTGCCTGGAGAGGAGAAAACTGCACTGAGG atgtggatgagtgtgtgagcagCCCGTGCCCACAGGACTCGGTCTGTGTGAACACCAGGGGCTCATTCAGCTGTGACTGTGCCCTAGGTTATGACTTGCAAGATGGACGAAGCTGTACACAGA CAAAGACATTCTTGGGAATTTTTAGTGTGAACACTTCTCTGCATGAATCGCACAGAGAAATTTTAAAGTTG TTGAACGACTCGCTCTTCAACCTACCTGGTTATAGACGATCAACTCTGCT GATGGACAGGTTGCACATCTTGGCTGTGAACATGTTCTCTATGTCTGCTAACGTGACCAGCATTGACATCTTCCATAGAATCCAGATGTCTCTCCAATACTGCAACAAACCACAGTCCCACTGCTCTTTAAAGCATCAACACCGGCTCATGTATCAAA TGGGGAGTCTGTGCTCAGTCCAGAAGAATAGATGTGACACTCAGTATGCTGTCTGCAATGATACTGATGGGACCCCGTACTGTCAGTGCCATGAAGGATACTTCAAAAAGAACACAGAGGACAGCACCTGTAGAG ACTGTGGCGATGGCTTTAAGCTTGTTAATGGAACATGCATGGA ATGTCCATTTGGATTTGGTGGATTTAACTGCAATAACT TTTATGGGCTGATAGCAAAGGTGGTATCTCCTGCTGCTGGGGGATTGTTGCTTATTGTCATCATTGCTCTCATCATAACCTGTTGTAG GAAGGACAAAAATGACATTAACAAAATCATCTTTAAAAGCGGGGATCTTCAAATGTCTCCATATGGTGAATTTCCCAAGAGTAATCGTGTATCAATGGAGTGGGGCAGGGAGACTATTGAGATGCAAGAAAATGGCAGTACCAAGAATCTCCTGCAGATGACGGACATCTATTACTCT CCAGCTCTGCGAAATGCAGATCTGGAGAGGAACGGGCTTTATCCGTTCTCAGGCCTGCCTGGTTCACGACACTCCTGCATTTACCCGGCACAGTGGAATCCGTCGTTCATCAGTGATGACTCACGGCGGCGAGATTATTTTTGA